A DNA window from Bacillota bacterium contains the following coding sequences:
- a CDS encoding sugar phosphate isomerase/epimerase — translation MQNGLKKALILSMLPSNLSYVERFHLAKEVGFDGIEAPPISDPEEIKKIRAASELSGVPVHSIIYGGWHAPLSSADPRTVEKGLQDVQAALHCAKELGADTVLLVPAIVNESTRYADAYTRSQQNIRKLIPLAEKLKVVIAVENVWNNFLLSPLEFARYVDEFRSPFVKAYFDVGNVLAFGWSEDWIRTLGKRIQRIHLKDFKRSTRQFVNLLEGDVNWREVRKALDEIGYRGFLTAELGGGDANYLRDVAQRIDRIIAGV, via the coding sequence ATGCAGAACGGTCTGAAAAAAGCGCTGATACTTTCTATGCTGCCCAGCAATCTCAGCTACGTCGAGCGTTTCCATCTGGCAAAAGAGGTAGGGTTTGACGGCATCGAGGCTCCCCCTATTAGCGACCCGGAAGAGATAAAGAAGATTCGCGCGGCATCGGAATTGAGCGGTGTACCCGTTCATTCTATTATCTACGGAGGATGGCACGCTCCACTCTCCAGCGCCGACCCGCGCACGGTGGAAAAGGGTCTTCAGGATGTGCAGGCAGCTCTGCACTGTGCCAAAGAACTGGGAGCCGATACGGTGCTGCTGGTACCTGCCATTGTCAACGAAAGCACACGGTATGCAGATGCTTATACCCGCTCTCAGCAGAACATTCGCAAGCTGATTCCTCTGGCGGAAAAGCTGAAAGTGGTCATCGCGGTGGAAAACGTCTGGAATAACTTCCTGCTCAGTCCGCTGGAGTTCGCGCGTTATGTGGACGAGTTCCGCAGTCCATTTGTGAAGGCATACTTCGACGTGGGCAACGTGCTGGCTTTCGGCTGGTCAGAGGACTGGATACGCACTCTGGGCAAACGCATCCAGCGTATTCACCTGAAAGACTTCAAACGCAGCACACGCCAGTTTGTGAACCTGCTGGAAGGCGACGTGAACTGGCGAGAGGTGCGCAAGGCACTGGATGAGATAGGCTACAGGGGATTCCTGACTGCCGAGCTCGGTGGAGGCGATGCAAACTATCTGCGCGATGTCGCGCAGCGTATCGACCGCATTATCGCAGGGGTGTAG
- the ftsZ gene encoding cell division protein FtsZ — translation MAGVRQYAQIKVIGIGGGGTNAVNRMIEAGLVGVDFCAMNTDVQVLEISAAEKKVQLGENLTRGLGAGGNPQIGRSAAEESKNEIMKALEGADMVFITAGMGGGTGTGAAPVVAQLAKEMGALTVAVVTKPFNFEGPRRMQIAEEGVANLREHVDTLIVIPNERLLNVVEKRTTLVEAFRAADDILRQGVQGISDIITIPGLINVDFADVKTIMSNAGPALMGIGHGSGEHRAREAAESATNSPLLETSIDGAQRVLINVTSGPDMTLQELSEAAAVIQSLCDLETAHIIYGHVVDPKMEGEVKITVLAAGLPASSQGPLAERPAQRPEPLRRPEPMAERMGGIPTRPAERTSAAPSGAPERQPQQAPVNETDYDIPTFLRRRG, via the coding sequence ATGGCTGGCGTAAGACAGTATGCGCAGATTAAGGTCATCGGCATCGGTGGTGGTGGCACAAACGCCGTGAACCGCATGATCGAAGCGGGGCTGGTTGGGGTGGACTTTTGTGCCATGAACACCGATGTGCAGGTGCTGGAGATTTCCGCCGCCGAGAAGAAGGTTCAGCTCGGCGAGAATCTGACCAGAGGGTTAGGCGCGGGCGGCAATCCGCAGATTGGTCGCAGCGCTGCGGAGGAGAGCAAGAACGAAATCATGAAGGCGCTGGAAGGTGCTGACATGGTGTTCATCACCGCAGGCATGGGTGGTGGCACGGGCACGGGCGCAGCGCCTGTGGTCGCGCAGCTGGCGAAGGAGATGGGCGCACTGACCGTCGCAGTGGTGACAAAACCGTTCAATTTTGAGGGACCGCGCCGGATGCAAATCGCCGAAGAGGGCGTTGCCAACCTGCGCGAGCATGTGGATACGTTAATCGTCATTCCCAACGAACGTTTACTCAACGTCGTAGAAAAGCGCACTACTCTGGTGGAAGCCTTCCGCGCCGCCGACGATATTCTCAGGCAGGGCGTGCAGGGCATTTCCGACATTATTACCATCCCGGGCTTAATCAACGTGGACTTTGCGGACGTGAAGACCATCATGTCCAACGCTGGTCCAGCGCTTATGGGAATCGGGCACGGTAGCGGCGAGCATCGCGCCCGTGAGGCGGCAGAAAGCGCCACGAACAGCCCTCTGCTGGAAACCTCCATCGACGGCGCACAGCGCGTGCTCATTAATGTGACCAGCGGTCCCGACATGACCCTGCAGGAGTTGAGCGAAGCGGCTGCAGTTATCCAGAGCCTTTGCGATCTGGAAACGGCCCACATCATCTACGGTCACGTGGTGGATCCGAAGATGGAGGGTGAAGTGAAGATTACGGTGCTGGCGGCAGGTTTACCTGCCTCTTCGCAGGGTCCTCTGGCGGAACGTCCGGCGCAACGTCCGGAGCCCCTGCGACGCCCGGAGCCTATGGCAGAACGTATGGGAGGAATACCGACCCGCCCCGCGGAGCGTACCTCCGCTGCGCCTTCGGGCGCACCGGAACGCCAGCCCCAGCAAGCACCGGTGAACGAAACCGACTATGACATCCCGACATTCCTTCGCAGGCGCGGCTAA